Within the Anaerotignum faecicola genome, the region GGCATGATCTGCGATGGCGGCAGTATCGGCTGTGCGCTCAAGGCATCCGCAGGGGTCTATGCGGCATATCTTTCCGCGATGCTCGCCATGGAAGGAATTGCCATTCCGCATAATTTCGGCGTAATCGGTTCCTCCGCAGAGCAGACGGAAAAGAATCTGGGACGTATCTCCGATGAGGGGATGGCTCCCATGGACAGTACGATTATTGATGTCATGCAGAAGGGAAAATAAAATAAACCCCCATCGGTGAACCGATGGGGGTTGTTTCTGTCCAAAATCTGTTTTCAGCTTAAATTAAAGCAGATTTTTTCTCTGTTCTTCCGCAGACAGGGGAGAAAGATAGGTGGGTGCAACATCAAATACAGTCTTTGCCCCTGTGATGCCCTCCTGTGCCATCTTGTAAGCCGCTCTTGCATAAGCAACAATTACGCTGGAAGTAAATTCGGGGTTGGAGCCCAGCTTCAGAGAATATTCAATCATCTGCTTGGTATCTGCGCCGGTTGTGCCTGTGCGGATAACAAAGCCGCCGTGAGGGATACCGCTGTGGTCGCGATCCAGCTCCTCCTGAGAAATGAAGTGAACCGTTGTGTCATAATCAGCGAAGTAGTTGGGCATGGTCTTGATTTCGTTTTCAATGCGTGCCAGATCTGCGCCTTCCTCAGCCACAACATAGCATTCTCTTGTGTGTTTTTCTCTTGTGGTCAGCTCAGGGTTTTCGCCTGCTCTTACCTTTTCCAGTGCCGCAGGAACGGGAACGGTATACTGCTTGCCGTCCTTTACGCCCTTAATGCGTCTGATGGCATCGGAATGTCCCTGACTTACGCCTCTGCCCCAGAAGGTGTAATCCTTGCCGTTGGGCAGAATGCAGTTGCCGATCAGTCTCTGCAGGCTGAACATACCGGGATCCCAGCCAACGGAAATGAAAGCAACATGACCGCCTTCCTTTGCGGAAGCGTCTACATTTGCGAAATGCTCAGGAATTTTTGCGTGGGTATCAAAGCTGTCCACGATGTTGAAATATTTTGCATATTCAGGGCTCTGTACAGGCAGATCTGTCGCACTGCCGCCACAGAGAATCATAACATCAATGTCGTCTTTTTTGCTGATTGCGTCCTTTACGTTATATACAGGTACATCGGGGCTCTGTGTTTTCAGTGCTTCGGGGGCTCTTCTGGTGAAGAAAGCCGCAAGCTCCATGTCGGGGTTCTGTCTGATTGCCAGCTCCACGCCCTTCCCTAAGTTGCCATAGCCCAAAATACCAATTCTGATTTTTTCTGCCATTTTCATCATCCCTTTTCTTTAGAATAAAAATTTTAAAAACAAAAAAACTTTTTTAAATATTTTTTTGAGTATAGCACAAGAATCCGCAGAAGAAAATATTTTCCCAGTAAAAAAATAGAAAATCCATTTTTTCTTGATGGAAGGGGTATCACAAAAACTTATTGCTTACTGCTTTGTGATAGCATATTTTCAATAAACCGATGCTTATTTCCCTCTCACCACGCGGAACAGCTGAATCAGCTGGGTCGGCAGGAAGGCAAACCCGGCGATTTTCAGGATATCATTCCCGGTCAGTGCATTGCTGATGTCAAATAACCCATGCAGGGCAGGGATACAAAGCACTGCAAACAGCAGCAATGCGCCGATTGCAAATGCTCCGAAGCAGAAGGGGTTCATCGGCAGGCGGAAAACGGAGCGTGTGCCGCGGCAGTTAAAGCCGTGGAACAGTCGTGCAAGGCAAAGCGTTGCAAACGCCATCGTACAAGCCATTGCGCCGCTGACTGCCAGACCGTTGTAAAACGCAAGCATGGTTACAATCGCAATCAGAACGCCCTGTAAGGAAAGCCGCTTCAGAAAAGCGCCTGTCAAAATCCCTTCGTTTGCTTTTCTGGGTGCCTGATTGAGCAGGTCGCCCGTCGGCTGCTCCATGTTGACCGCAAGTGCAGGCAGGCTGTCCGTCAGCAGGTTGATGAATAAAAGCTGTACTGCCGTGAAGGGCAGTGGCAGCCCCATCAAAGAGGTAAACATGACAACCAGAATCCCTGCCAGATTGCCGCTCAACAAAAAGCCGATGGAATTTTTGATATTTGTATATACATTTCTGCCGTTGGCAACGGCTTTGACAATGGTCGCAAAATTATCATCCGTCAGAATCATTGCCGCAGCATCCTTGGAAACCTCCGTCCCCGTAATGCCCATGGCAATGCCGATATCTGCCTGCTTGAGGGCAGGGGCATCGTTCACGCCATCCCCTGTCATCGCAGTGATGCAGCCGTTTTCCTGCCATGCGCGCACAATGCGAATTTTATGCTCAGGAGAAACGCGCGCGTAAACCGAAATCTGCCGTACCTTTTCCTTCAGCTCCTCGTCCGTCATGCGCTCCAGCTCTGCCCCTTCAACGGCAAGGTCGCCCTCCTGCAAAATCCCGATTTTTTTCGCAATCGCAGAAGCCGTTACCTTATGGTCACCCGTAATCATCACAGGGCGGATACCTGCGCGGCGGCAGTCGGCAACCGCTGCGGCGGATTCCTCACGAGGAGGGTCCATCATGGCAATCAGACCCACAAAGGTAAGGTCATTTTCATCCTCTAATGTCAACGGACGGTTTTCGGGCAGTGTCTTTTCCGCAAAGGCAAGCACACGAAGCCCCTCCGCAGAAAAAGCCGCAATCTGTGCATGGATTTCTTTGGCAATCGCATCCTCCATGGGAACAACGCCCGTTTCTGCCTTCGCAGAGGAACACCGTCCCAGAAGCACATCCGGCGCACCCTTGGTCAGAAGCGTGGTTTTTCCGGCAATTTCGTGCAGGGTGGACATCAGCTTTCTGTCAGAATCAAAGGGCAGCTCCTGCAAACGGGGGAAACCCTGCCGAATTTCGTTTTCATCTCCGCCTGCCTTGCGGCAAAATGCCAGAAGGGCGGTTTCGGTCGGGTCACCGATTTGTGCATCCTCGTGGATGGCCCCGTCATTGCAAAGCACACTCTCCCCGATAAGCTCCTTTAAAGGGGATTGCGGCTGTTCTTCCGCATCCCAAACCCTGCCGAGTGTAAATGCCTTCTGTACGGTCATTTTATTCTGTGTCAGTGTCCCTGTCTTATCGGAACAGATAACGGAAACAGAGCCAAGTGCCTCCACCGCACGCAGCTTTTTGATGATGGCATTCTGTTTTGCCATCTTCTGTGTCCCGATTGCAAGTCCGATTGTCACGATAGAGCTTAATGCTTCGGGAATCGCCGCAACTGCCAGTGCAACTGCGAACATCAATGCCTGCCCAAGCCCCATCTGCCGCCATACGCCAAGCGCAAACACAATCGCACAGATAATCAGAATCAGAATCGAAAGCTTTTTGGAAAAATCGTCCAGACTTTTCTGCAAAGGCGTTTCCTTCTCCTGCGCGGATGCCATCAGATGCGCGATTTTCCCCATTTCCGTATCCATGCCTGTCGCCGTCACAAGCACCACCGCACGCCCGTAGGCAACAGGCGAACCGCTGTAGACCATATTCAGGCGGTCGCCCAGGGGCAGTTCTTCTGCATCAAGCGGTCGGTCGGTTTTGTTGATGTTTTCCGATTCACCCGTCAAAGCGGATTCGTTTACCTGCAAAGAATAATTCTCCAAAATGCGACCATCGGCGGCGGCAATATCCCCTGCCTCCAGCAGCAGGATATCCCCCGGCACGAGGGAAAGCGCGGAAATTTCAAGCTTTTCTCCGTCACGCAGCACGCGCGCATGGGGTGCGGACATCGCTTTCAGGCTTTCCAGAGATTTCTGTGCCTTAAAATGCTGCACCGTTCCAAGAATCGCATTCAGAATCAGCACCGTAATAATAACAATCGTGCCTTCCCAGCCGCCCGTCAGCGCGGAAATGATTGCCGCAATCAGCAGAATTACCACCAGTAAATCCGCAAACTGCTCCGCAAATACGCGCAGCACGCTTTTCTGCTTGCCCTCAATCAGCTTGTTCTCGCCGTACTGCGCAAGTCGCTTCTGCGCCTCTCCGCCGCTCAGGCCGTGCGCATCTGTCTGATACGAGGTAAATAGAGCTTCCTTTGTTTCTGTCCAAGGCTGTTTCATATCCATTCTCCTTTCTGTTTTCCGGTGCAGGCGGCTTTTTTCAGGAAAATAAAAAAGACCCCTATTGCACCAATCAAAAAAAGTGCAATAAAAGTCTTGCTTCTCAGATGACAAAATCACTCTGTCGGACGACACCCGGGATTTCATTTTTGAAATGACCGTGATGACGAGTGTCGGCAACGGTTTCCCGTAAGCTACTCCCCTTTATTTGAAAAGATTTTAGCATATCCATTCCGGAAAAGCAAGTAAAGATTTCTTTATACCGCATATTTTTTTTATTCGGGCGCACCTTTATTTTCTCCGCTTTTTCTGGTATGATAAAGCTGACTTTGGAATTTCATTTCCGAAAAGGAGGAAAAAATATGCGGCACGATAAATATAGATATAATAATACGGAAGAGGTTGTGTATTATTTAAAGAAATACCAGCGTGTGAAGGAGGAGTGGCAGGCAGATTTCTATGATGCCTACGGCAGACACATGCTGACCTTTGAAAGCAGTGATGAGGAAACCATGGATGCCCTGAATGATGAGGATAAATTATATTCCCTCGTTGCGGAATGGTTGGATTTCGCCCTCATGATTAGCCCTGAAGACTAAAAGCGCTTCGCTTAAGTCGAAATCAGGAGCATATAAAAAAGCCCTATGCGAAAGCATAGGGCTTTTTGTAATTTCGACTTAACGCTCTGCGTTATATAAAGGCTGAATCTCATTACGGTATACCTTCCGCCAGAACAGAAGGGTAACACAGAGGGAAACACATTCTGCCAGAGGGAAGGCAATCCACACAGCACCCAAGCCCCAGATTTTAGAAAAGAGGAAGGCGGCAGGCAGCAGCACCACAAGCTGACGCATCATGGAGATAATCAAGCTGATCACGCCATGCCCCAAGGCCTGCATAACAGAGATAATGATAATATCAAAGCCTGCCAGAAGGAAGGAAAGGCTGATGATACGCAGGGCGGGAATGCCGATGGCAAGCATCTGCTCGGATGCGTTGAAGATGCCCAGAAGCTGCTTTGTGAAGGCCCAGAAAAGAATCATGCCGATAATCATAATGGAAACGGCATAGGTCACCGCAAGGCGCATGGTTTTCATCAGGCGATCGGGCTTTCTTGCGCCGTAGTTGAAGCCGATGATCGGCACCATGCCGTTATTCAGACCGAATACAGGCATGAAGATGAAGCTTTGCAGCTTGAAGTATACGCCGAATACGGCTGCTGCGGTTGAGGTAAAGCCAATCAAAATTTTATTCATGCCGAAGGTCATAATAGAGCCGATGGATGCCATGCAGATGGAAGGAATCCCGATGGCATAAATGCTCTTGACTGCGTGTGCCTGCAAATGATATTTCTTTGGATTGATGACAATATCATCGTTTTTCTTTTTATTGAAAAAGCACGCCAGAGATGCCGCACAAATCTGCCCGAACACAGTTGCGATAGCCGCACCACGCACCCCAAGCTTTGGTGCGCCGAACAGGCCGAAAATCAAAATGGGGTCCATAATGATATTCACAATGGCACCCAAGCCCTGTGTCAGCATGGTATAGAAGGTTCTGCCGGTTGCCTGCAGGATACGCTCAAAGCCAAACTGCAAAAAGATTGCTGTGGAAAGCAGACAGCAGATACGCAAATATTCCGTACCCAGACGCACAATTTCGGGATCATCTGTTTGCGCACGGAAGAAAAGATTGCTGCCCAGCAGACCGAAAATCGCAAAGAGAATCCCGCTGATGACATATAACGCCAAGCCGTTGTTGGCAATCAAATTGGCACGCTCCTGGTTTCTTTCCCCTAAGGAGCGGGAAACCAGTGCATTGATACCGACACCGGTGCCTGTGCCAATGGCAATCATCAGGTTTTGCGCAGGAAATGCAAGAGAAACCGCTGTTAAGGCATTTTCGCTGATTTGTGCAACAAACATACTGTCAACGATGTTATATAACGCCTGCACCAGCATAGAAATCATCATGGGCAATGCCATGGAAATCAATAGCTTATTGACGGGCATAACGCCCATTTTGTTTTCTTCCATTTTCCGAATTCCTCCTTTGTTTCGCTTTCAAACTGCTTTTTCATCAAAAAAAGAGTTTGCTGAATAAAAATTTATTCGCAAACTAACTATTTCTATTGTATGAAAAAGTGCAGGCACTGTCAAGCCAATTCGCCAAACTTTCGCAAGATATAGCAAAATAGAAAAAATAAGCCCCGAATTCGTCTGAATTCGGGGCAATATATGCAATGCTTCTGCCTGTTTTCTTATTTAATCTGTGCGCTGTCCTTCAGAAGAACGTCATGCGCGCCGCCTTCCACCAGAGAGGTTGTGGAAATAACGGTAATTTTCGCTTTTTCCTGCAATTCGGGAATGGAAAGCACACCACAGTTGCACATCGTGGATTTTACCTTTTTCAGGGAAAGCCCTACGTTGTCATGCAGGCTGCCGGCATAGGGAACATAGGAGTCAACGCCTTCCTCAAAGGAAAGCTTTGCATCGCCGCCCATGTCGTATCTCTGCCAGTTTCTTGCTCTTGCGGAGCCCTCGCCCCAGTATTCCTTCATGTAGGAGCCGTTGATGTTCACCTTGTTTGTAGGGGATTCATCGAAGCGTGCGAAGTATCTGCCCAGCATGATGAAGTCTGCGCCCATTGCCAGTGCCAGTGTCATGTGGTAATCATAAACGATACCGCCGTCGGAACAGATGGGAATATAAATACCGGTTTCCTTGTAGTAATCATCTCTTGCCTTTGCAACCTCGATGACAGCAGAGGCCTGTCCACGGCCGATACCCTTCTGCTCACGGGTAATGCAGATAGAACCGCCGCCGATACCGATTTTTACAAAGTCTGCGCCGCAGTCTGCCAGGAAACGGAAGCCCTCTGCATCCACTACGTTGCCTGCGCCAACCTTTACGGTGTCGCCGTAGGTTTCACGAATCCATTCCAGTGTATCCTTCTGCCATTCGCTGTAGCCCTCGGAGGAGTCGATGCACAGGATGTCTACGCCTGCCTCTACCAGAGCGGGTACTCTTTCCTTAAAGTCTCTTGTGTTGATGCCTGCGCCGACAACATAACGCTTGCTGGAATCCAGAAGCTCGTCCTTGTTTACCTTGTGGCTGTCATAGTCCTTACGGAATACCATGTATTCCAGTCTGCCTT harbors:
- a CDS encoding IMP dehydrogenase, with amino-acid sequence MAIYFTEPSRTFSEFLLVPGYSSKQCMVDNVSLKTPVVKFKKGEEPALTMNIPLVSAVMQAVSDDKMAVALAKEGGISFIFGSQPIASQAAMVARAKSYKAGFVISDSNISPESTLNDILALKARTGHSTVAVTTDGTAQGKLVGLVTSRDYRVSRMEGTEQVKDFMTPMDQLIWAPSGTTLKEANNIIWDNKINQLPIVDAEGRLEYMVFRKDYDSHKVNKDELLDSSKRYVVGAGINTRDFKERVPALVEAGVDILCIDSSEGYSEWQKDTLEWIRETYGDTVKVGAGNVVDAEGFRFLADCGADFVKIGIGGGSICITREQKGIGRGQASAVIEVAKARDDYYKETGIYIPICSDGGIVYDYHMTLALAMGADFIMLGRYFARFDESPTNKVNINGSYMKEYWGEGSARARNWQRYDMGGDAKLSFEEGVDSYVPYAGSLHDNVGLSLKKVKSTMCNCGVLSIPELQEKAKITVISTTSLVEGGAHDVLLKDSAQIK
- a CDS encoding MATE family efflux transporter; translation: MEENKMGVMPVNKLLISMALPMMISMLVQALYNIVDSMFVAQISENALTAVSLAFPAQNLMIAIGTGTGVGINALVSRSLGERNQERANLIANNGLALYVISGILFAIFGLLGSNLFFRAQTDDPEIVRLGTEYLRICCLLSTAIFLQFGFERILQATGRTFYTMLTQGLGAIVNIIMDPILIFGLFGAPKLGVRGAAIATVFGQICAASLACFFNKKKNDDIVINPKKYHLQAHAVKSIYAIGIPSICMASIGSIMTFGMNKILIGFTSTAAAVFGVYFKLQSFIFMPVFGLNNGMVPIIGFNYGARKPDRLMKTMRLAVTYAVSIMIIGMILFWAFTKQLLGIFNASEQMLAIGIPALRIISLSFLLAGFDIIIISVMQALGHGVISLIISMMRQLVVLLPAAFLFSKIWGLGAVWIAFPLAECVSLCVTLLFWRKVYRNEIQPLYNAER
- a CDS encoding diaminopimelate dehydrogenase; the protein is MAEKIRIGILGYGNLGKGVELAIRQNPDMELAAFFTRRAPEALKTQSPDVPVYNVKDAISKKDDIDVMILCGGSATDLPVQSPEYAKYFNIVDSFDTHAKIPEHFANVDASAKEGGHVAFISVGWDPGMFSLQRLIGNCILPNGKDYTFWGRGVSQGHSDAIRRIKGVKDGKQYTVPVPAALEKVRAGENPELTTREKHTRECYVVAEEGADLARIENEIKTMPNYFADYDTTVHFISQEELDRDHSGIPHGGFVIRTGTTGADTKQMIEYSLKLGSNPEFTSSVIVAYARAAYKMAQEGITGAKTVFDVAPTYLSPLSAEEQRKNLL
- a CDS encoding cation-translocating P-type ATPase, with the protein product MKQPWTETKEALFTSYQTDAHGLSGGEAQKRLAQYGENKLIEGKQKSVLRVFAEQFADLLVVILLIAAIISALTGGWEGTIVIITVLILNAILGTVQHFKAQKSLESLKAMSAPHARVLRDGEKLEISALSLVPGDILLLEAGDIAAADGRILENYSLQVNESALTGESENINKTDRPLDAEELPLGDRLNMVYSGSPVAYGRAVVLVTATGMDTEMGKIAHLMASAQEKETPLQKSLDDFSKKLSILILIICAIVFALGVWRQMGLGQALMFAVALAVAAIPEALSSIVTIGLAIGTQKMAKQNAIIKKLRAVEALGSVSVICSDKTGTLTQNKMTVQKAFTLGRVWDAEEQPQSPLKELIGESVLCNDGAIHEDAQIGDPTETALLAFCRKAGGDENEIRQGFPRLQELPFDSDRKLMSTLHEIAGKTTLLTKGAPDVLLGRCSSAKAETGVVPMEDAIAKEIHAQIAAFSAEGLRVLAFAEKTLPENRPLTLEDENDLTFVGLIAMMDPPREESAAAVADCRRAGIRPVMITGDHKVTASAIAKKIGILQEGDLAVEGAELERMTDEELKEKVRQISVYARVSPEHKIRIVRAWQENGCITAMTGDGVNDAPALKQADIGIAMGITGTEVSKDAAAMILTDDNFATIVKAVANGRNVYTNIKNSIGFLLSGNLAGILVVMFTSLMGLPLPFTAVQLLFINLLTDSLPALAVNMEQPTGDLLNQAPRKANEGILTGAFLKRLSLQGVLIAIVTMLAFYNGLAVSGAMACTMAFATLCLARLFHGFNCRGTRSVFRLPMNPFCFGAFAIGALLLFAVLCIPALHGLFDISNALTGNDILKIAGFAFLPTQLIQLFRVVRGK